A region of Ignavibacteriota bacterium DNA encodes the following proteins:
- a CDS encoding calcineurin-like phosphoesterase family protein, whose translation MKYFLILIALIVFNQPFIFADELTAKGFVFEDLNGNGKKDSQEKGISDVSVSNGLIVVQTNADGYYEIPIKRGDIIFVIKPAEYSYPVNSLNFPQFHYIYKPDGSPDLKYPGTKPTGKLPKSINFPLSKIKYSDEFSIAVFSDPQLFNKKQSEYYSSDIVQDFVKSVFNCDFGVTLGDMVNDKLELLEYLNNETAKAGIPWFHVAGNHDLNFDVENPSNATETFESIYGPANYAFNHGKVHFIVLNDVIYPNNFTSHKYIGGLREEQLQFLINNLKFVPKDKLIVLMMHIPIYNESEWGETFLQNSRNILFNILSDYDFTLSLSGHTHTQRHYFFTDKEGWLNSNHHHHYTVGTASGDWWSGSSNLKGTPESIMRDGTPNGYNIIKFEGNKYFYEYKSASYPNDYRIRIHAPSKVKANIYNGGDIYVNFFQGCEKDTVEYQINNGEWINMRYSIEFDPYICNIRSQWDSPQIPDGDRPSAPANSRHIWKARLSTKLPVGVHAINVRVRDWLGRVYTQNRKFEVIEK comes from the coding sequence ATGAAATATTTTTTGATACTCATAGCTTTAATTGTATTTAATCAACCCTTTATTTTTGCAGATGAATTAACTGCAAAGGGTTTTGTTTTCGAAGATTTGAACGGAAACGGGAAGAAAGATTCCCAAGAAAAAGGAATATCAGATGTTTCTGTATCTAATGGACTAATTGTTGTTCAAACAAATGCAGATGGATATTATGAAATACCAATTAAACGCGGAGATATAATATTTGTAATTAAGCCGGCTGAATATTCTTATCCTGTAAATAGTCTGAATTTCCCACAATTCCACTATATATACAAACCTGATGGCTCACCTGATTTAAAGTATCCCGGCACGAAACCAACCGGAAAGCTACCTAAATCAATTAATTTCCCGCTTTCAAAGATTAAATATTCCGATGAATTCAGTATTGCAGTATTTTCAGACCCGCAACTTTTCAATAAAAAGCAATCTGAGTATTATTCTTCGGATATTGTTCAGGATTTTGTAAAAAGTGTCTTTAACTGCGATTTTGGAGTTACTCTCGGCGATATGGTTAATGATAAGCTCGAGCTACTTGAATATCTGAATAATGAAACAGCTAAGGCAGGAATTCCCTGGTTCCATGTTGCAGGTAATCATGATTTGAATTTTGATGTTGAGAATCCCTCAAATGCAACAGAAACATTCGAAAGTATCTATGGACCCGCAAATTATGCGTTCAACCATGGCAAAGTTCATTTTATAGTTTTAAATGATGTCATTTATCCCAATAATTTTACAAGTCATAAATATATAGGTGGCTTGAGAGAAGAGCAATTACAATTTCTAATAAATAATCTCAAATTTGTTCCAAAGGATAAACTGATTGTACTTATGATGCACATTCCGATTTATAACGAGAGTGAATGGGGAGAAACTTTCCTTCAAAATAGTCGCAATATTCTCTTTAATATTTTAAGTGATTATGACTTTACTTTGTCTCTTTCAGGTCATACTCACACACAGCGTCATTATTTCTTTACTGATAAAGAAGGATGGCTGAATTCAAATCATCATCATCATTATACAGTCGGTACAGCATCAGGAGACTGGTGGTCAGGCAGTTCTAATCTGAAAGGTACTCCTGAATCAATTATGAGAGATGGAACACCTAATGGATATAATATTATTAAATTTGAGGGTAATAAATACTTTTATGAATACAAATCTGCATCTTATCCAAATGATTACAGAATAAGAATTCACGCACCCTCAAAAGTAAAAGCCAATATTTATAATGGTGGAGATATTTATGTTAATTTCTTTCAAGGTTGCGAAAAAGATACAGTTGAATATCAAATCAATAATGGTGAGTGGATTAATATGAGATATTCAATCGAATTTGACCCATACATTTGCAATATACGCAGCCAGTGGGACAGCCCGCAAATTCCGGATGGAGACCGTCCATCAGCACCGGCAAATTCAAGACACATCTGGAAAGCAAGACTATCTACCAAGCTGCCTGTTGGAGTGCATGCAATTAATGTTCGGGTCAGAGATTGGCTTGGAAGAGTTTATACACAAAATAGAAAATTTGAAGTAATTGAGAAATAA
- a CDS encoding CPBP family intramembrane metalloprotease: MNRKLFFGITLAAIFWFIMFSISLDFTKLVHYNYFWYAMTFSTLTLTAYSLVIQKGKLKELFEFKWKYIWIGIIHAILLYLLSRFGMWLLVYMFDWAAPQIEAIYQTRNQASPYFIGALLFFLIAPAEEIFWRGYVQDSFLIKFGKRNGTMIAIFLYSFVHIWALNPLLLLAALVLGIHWSIMYTKFGTLTPGIVSHAVWDCLIFVIFPVNI; this comes from the coding sequence ATGAATAGAAAACTTTTCTTTGGAATAACACTAGCAGCAATTTTCTGGTTTATTATGTTTTCGATAAGTCTTGATTTTACCAAGCTGGTACATTATAATTATTTTTGGTATGCAATGACTTTCTCGACACTAACACTGACTGCATATTCACTTGTAATTCAAAAAGGAAAACTGAAAGAATTATTCGAATTTAAATGGAAATATATCTGGATTGGAATAATACATGCAATATTGCTTTATTTGCTATCCAGATTCGGGATGTGGCTTCTTGTTTATATGTTTGACTGGGCTGCTCCTCAGATTGAGGCAATTTATCAAACAAGGAATCAAGCAAGTCCATACTTTATCGGAGCACTTCTTTTTTTCTTAATTGCACCCGCCGAAGAAATATTTTGGAGAGGATATGTGCAGGATAGTTTTTTGATTAAATTCGGCAAAAGAAATGGAACAATGATTGCAATTTTTCTATATTCTTTTGTACATATCTGGGCTTTGAATCCATTGCTTTTACTGGCTGCTTTAGTGCTTGGAATACACTGGAGCATAATGTATACTAAATTTGGAACTCTTACTCCCGGAATAGTATCACATGCTGTATGGGATTGTTTGATTTTTGTTATTTTTCCGGTAAACATATAA
- a CDS encoding PAS domain-containing sensor histidine kinase, which yields MNEKELDEIRQKALEILRTKSVNLKHEDISLNSIIEELSVYKIELELQNEQLMVANEQLYKEQQRFKNLFDNSPVGNLIIDSDYNIIEVSRNAAKILEGFREQLVGKDIRYFIKKNYQDAFYLKINSLSNTTNADLELTMIGLYGKLVDVNLNIMEHPDEKEKSTFWVSINDISDKLHTEKKLQESNSLYESLVDTIELGIYRVDTNSIVTFSNKYFANHFNKSKEELIGKHVSELFSPGLAWNNEMNNELCIRLNQSISIIEEHTYENCYHEGSIEVLRTPLKDKDGSVIGVQIVQWDIADRLKAEELLKNNEYKFRKLVEDSVDLFFILDNKLNPVYVSSNVHNLLGYSSAEIISKGLKPLVYKSDRLVLVEISNQLYDNETLTKYYNLRLINKSNEIRWFEFAVTNLFSDKIISGVIVNLRDVTDRIEYINAIREAELRYRQLFDFLPDGIVVIDPETQTSVEFNDAAYSSLGYTKEEFEKLSINDYDAIESPEETKRRIDSIIKNGFDEFETVHRRKDGSHRPTYVKVNTVELTGKSYILTLFHDLTDFKESLKEKDNTDIKFRHLIENAFDGIYLLRGRNYYYANQSFCDITGYTFDEITSKEFDFTRLFTPASRNIFEDRFRKRHSGEEVANKFEVQLISKDGTPKFIEISSESLTINGEINIIGIVRDISQRKSFEKELIKAKDLAEKSADIANTILNNLGHELRTPLNGILGFSRILRMELTDEDQIEMLHMIELSGERLKRTLSALLVLTELDSLKYDLIFELCRLNTFISMYDKSAIDMVQEKELDFRLEIADEILEFETDEYLLHQAIYELLENSYKFSDIGTIVLGVSKEIIDGQDKVKIYIKDNGIGIPEDKINVVFEPFRQGSEGIQRRHEGIGLGLTIVMKIVKKLKGDIRIESEVNKGTTVSLYFDAYKQ from the coding sequence ATGAACGAAAAAGAATTGGACGAAATCAGACAAAAAGCTTTGGAAATACTTCGCACAAAAAGTGTAAATCTTAAGCATGAAGATATATCATTAAACTCTATTATTGAAGAGTTAAGCGTATATAAAATCGAATTAGAACTTCAGAACGAACAACTCATGGTCGCAAATGAGCAACTCTACAAAGAACAGCAAAGATTTAAAAACTTATTTGACAATTCGCCTGTTGGAAATTTAATCATAGATTCCGATTACAACATCATTGAAGTTAGTCGTAATGCTGCTAAGATTCTGGAGGGATTCAGAGAACAATTGGTTGGCAAGGACATCAGATATTTCATAAAAAAAAACTATCAGGATGCTTTTTACTTAAAAATTAATTCCTTGAGTAACACAACTAATGCTGATCTCGAACTTACAATGATTGGCCTTTATGGTAAATTAGTTGATGTGAATCTAAACATAATGGAACATCCTGATGAAAAGGAAAAAAGTACTTTTTGGGTATCAATTAATGATATCAGCGATAAATTACATACTGAAAAGAAACTCCAGGAAAGTAATTCCTTGTACGAATCACTTGTTGATACGATAGAATTAGGGATATATCGCGTTGATACTAACTCAATAGTTACATTTAGCAATAAATATTTTGCAAATCATTTCAATAAGTCAAAAGAAGAATTAATTGGCAAGCATGTAAGCGAATTATTTTCACCAGGGCTTGCTTGGAATAACGAAATGAACAACGAGCTTTGCATAAGACTCAATCAGTCAATTTCAATAATTGAAGAGCATACTTATGAAAATTGCTATCATGAAGGTTCGATTGAGGTTTTAAGAACTCCTTTAAAAGATAAAGATGGAAGCGTTATCGGTGTTCAGATTGTTCAATGGGATATTGCAGATCGCCTCAAAGCAGAGGAATTACTAAAGAATAATGAGTATAAATTCCGTAAACTTGTGGAAGACAGCGTTGATTTATTCTTTATACTTGATAATAAACTAAATCCTGTCTATGTTAGTTCGAATGTTCATAATTTATTGGGTTATTCAAGTGCTGAGATTATTTCAAAAGGACTTAAGCCCCTTGTATATAAATCTGACAGACTTGTATTAGTTGAGATTTCAAATCAACTTTATGATAATGAAACGTTAACAAAATATTACAATCTAAGACTAATTAACAAAAGTAACGAAATCAGGTGGTTTGAATTTGCTGTTACTAATTTATTTAGTGATAAAATCATTTCAGGAGTTATTGTAAATTTAAGAGATGTTACTGATAGAATTGAGTATATAAATGCTATAAGGGAAGCAGAACTTCGTTACAGGCAGTTGTTTGATTTTTTACCTGATGGAATAGTTGTTATTGACCCTGAAACTCAAACTTCTGTTGAGTTCAATGATGCAGCTTACAGCAGCTTAGGGTATACAAAAGAAGAATTTGAAAAATTGTCAATCAATGATTATGATGCAATCGAGAGCCCTGAAGAAACTAAACGAAGAATTGATTCGATAATTAAAAATGGCTTCGATGAATTTGAAACAGTGCACAGACGTAAAGATGGCAGCCATAGACCTACTTATGTAAAAGTTAACACCGTTGAGTTAACAGGTAAGTCTTACATTTTGACACTTTTTCATGATTTGACAGATTTCAAAGAATCATTGAAAGAAAAAGATAATACAGATATTAAGTTTCGTCACTTAATAGAAAATGCATTTGACGGCATTTATCTCTTGCGGGGACGCAATTATTACTATGCTAATCAGAGTTTTTGTGATATCACAGGTTATACATTTGATGAAATAACATCAAAAGAGTTTGATTTTACCAGATTGTTTACACCTGCGAGCAGAAATATATTCGAGGATAGATTTAGAAAAAGACATTCAGGTGAAGAAGTTGCGAATAAATTTGAAGTACAGTTAATATCAAAAGATGGAACTCCCAAATTCATAGAAATATCATCAGAAAGTCTTACAATCAATGGCGAAATTAATATCATAGGAATCGTAAGAGATATTAGTCAGAGAAAATCATTTGAAAAAGAATTGATTAAAGCTAAAGATTTGGCAGAAAAATCAGCAGATATCGCAAATACAATACTCAATAATCTTGGTCATGAACTACGCACACCTCTCAATGGTATTCTTGGGTTTTCGAGAATACTCAGAATGGAATTAACTGATGAAGACCAGATTGAAATGCTGCATATGATTGAACTTTCAGGGGAACGCTTAAAAAGAACTCTAAGCGCTTTGCTTGTTCTAACTGAGCTTGATTCACTGAAGTATGACCTTATTTTTGAATTATGCCGGCTAAATACTTTCATATCAATGTATGACAAATCTGCAATTGATATGGTTCAGGAAAAGGAACTTGATTTTAGACTTGAAATCGCGGATGAAATACTTGAGTTTGAAACCGATGAGTATTTATTGCATCAAGCCATCTATGAGCTTTTGGAAAATTCTTATAAATTCTCAGACATCGGAACTATAGTTTTGGGTGTTTCAAAAGAAATTATTGATGGGCAGGATAAAGTAAAAATTTATATTAAAGATAACGGAATCGGTATTCCTGAAGATAAAATCAACGTAGTTTTTGAACCATTCCGCCAAGGGAGTGAAGGAATACAGCGCCGCCATGAGGGAATTGGACTTGGTTTGACAATTGTGATGAAAATCGTCAAAAAGCTAAAAGGCGATATCAGAATTGAAAGTGAAGTCAATAAAGGAACTACAGTAAGTTTGTATTTTGATGCTTATAAGCAATAA
- a CDS encoding helix-hairpin-helix domain-containing protein, translating to MKINLNSASKAELMKLPNVGEKTAIAIIEYRNRKPFNHPSELKNIKGIGDKKYDTMKDFIEVK from the coding sequence ATGAAAATTAATTTAAATTCAGCATCAAAAGCTGAACTTATGAAACTTCCGAATGTAGGTGAGAAAACTGCTATTGCAATAATCGAATACAGAAACCGAAAACCCTTTAATCATCCCTCAGAATTAAAAAATATTAAAGGAATTGGAGATAAGAAATACGATACAATGAAAGATTTCATTGAAGTTAAGTAA
- the gcvT gene encoding glycine cleavage system aminomethyltransferase GcvT, whose translation MIRTTRFTEIHKSLSAKMVEFAGFIMPIQYSAGIIAEHNCVREKVGVFDVSHMGEFEVSGEDALAFVQKITTNDASKLTIGQVQYSAMCYENGCIVDDLLVYRTGEDSYMLVVNGANEEKDWNWCSKNAENMSLELKNASDELNLLAVQGPASRDTLVKLTVEDISEDALKYYSFKPGKLAGYDMIISRTGYTGELGYELYFKGDDAVAKDVWDKLFSAGEEFGIQPVGLGCRDTLRLEKGYCLYGNDIDETTNPIEAGLGWITKLAKGAFNGSEVIAKVKEDKPSRNLVGFVVAADKFIARSGYKIFSGDNEIGKVTSGNLSPTLNKAIGMGYVSKEFKTPGTIIEIEARGKKFSAEVIKLPFVV comes from the coding sequence ATGATTAGAACAACAAGATTTACAGAAATCCATAAAAGCCTTAGTGCAAAAATGGTCGAATTTGCCGGATTTATTATGCCTATTCAGTATTCTGCAGGCATCATAGCCGAGCATAATTGTGTAAGAGAAAAAGTCGGTGTTTTTGATGTATCACACATGGGTGAATTTGAAGTCAGCGGTGAAGACGCATTGGCATTTGTGCAGAAGATTACAACAAACGATGCTTCAAAACTTACAATTGGTCAGGTTCAGTATTCAGCTATGTGTTATGAAAACGGTTGTATTGTTGACGATTTGTTGGTTTACAGAACAGGTGAAGATTCGTATATGCTTGTGGTAAATGGAGCAAATGAAGAAAAAGATTGGAATTGGTGTAGCAAAAATGCAGAAAATATGTCACTTGAGCTTAAAAATGCTTCTGATGAATTAAATTTACTTGCAGTTCAGGGACCTGCATCAAGAGATACTCTTGTAAAGCTCACTGTTGAAGATATTAGTGAAGATGCGCTAAAGTATTATAGCTTTAAGCCCGGTAAGTTAGCCGGATATGATATGATTATTTCCAGAACCGGATACACAGGCGAGCTTGGTTATGAACTTTACTTCAAAGGTGATGATGCCGTTGCAAAAGATGTTTGGGATAAGCTATTTTCTGCGGGTGAAGAATTCGGAATTCAACCGGTTGGACTTGGCTGCCGCGATACTCTAAGATTAGAAAAAGGGTATTGTTTATATGGAAATGATATTGACGAAACAACTAATCCAATCGAAGCCGGATTGGGCTGGATTACCAAACTTGCAAAAGGTGCATTTAATGGAAGTGAGGTAATTGCCAAAGTGAAAGAAGATAAACCCTCAAGAAATCTTGTTGGTTTCGTTGTTGCTGCTGATAAATTCATTGCACGTTCCGGTTACAAAATATTTTCAGGTGATAATGAAATAGGAAAAGTAACAAGCGGTAATCTTTCACCAACTCTAAATAAGGCGATTGGAATGGGGTATGTATCGAAAGAATTCAAAACTCCGGGAACCATCATTGAAATTGAAGCCAGAGGAAAAAAATTCTCAGCTGAAGTTATCAAATTACCTTTTGTTGTTTAA
- a CDS encoding aminodeoxychorismate/anthranilate synthase component II, whose amino-acid sequence MGIKKKILLIDNNDSFTYNLVQAFEENGAEVVVIPVRESPNCNVFKFDGIVLSPGPGLPYEYPEMNVIIDNCFRNIPLLGVCLGFQTIAIHFGAEIYRLDKIRHGISSTLKYSLGTLYDNISSQVNVGRYHSWAIRKLPEDFTVTAISDDDVIMSYSSKDNLINAVQYHPESIITEFGYWILGNWLKSF is encoded by the coding sequence ATGGGAATTAAAAAAAAAATATTACTCATAGATAATAACGATTCGTTTACATATAACTTAGTACAGGCTTTCGAAGAGAATGGAGCCGAAGTGGTTGTTATTCCTGTTCGTGAATCACCAAATTGCAATGTATTCAAATTTGACGGGATAGTTCTATCTCCTGGTCCCGGACTTCCTTATGAATATCCTGAAATGAACGTAATTATTGATAATTGTTTTAGAAATATTCCACTATTGGGGGTTTGTCTTGGTTTTCAGACAATTGCAATACACTTTGGAGCTGAGATTTACAGATTGGATAAAATCAGACATGGAATCAGTAGCACCTTAAAATATTCTCTTGGGACTCTTTATGATAATATTTCATCGCAGGTTAATGTCGGCAGATACCACTCATGGGCAATAAGAAAGTTGCCGGAAGACTTCACCGTTACTGCAATTTCCGACGATGATGTCATTATGTCTTACTCAAGCAAGGATAATTTAATAAATGCTGTTCAGTATCATCCAGAATCAATTATTACTGAATTTGGCTATTGGATTTTGGGAAATTGGCTGAAAAGTTTTTAA
- the mraY gene encoding phospho-N-acetylmuramoyl-pentapeptide-transferase, which produces MLYYFGLWLRDLFDPPGFGLFQYITFRAALAAITALIISFVFGPLIIKRLKRNQIGEQAKSELQMVGNHSLKAGTPTMGGLIVLTAVLLPTLFWADITNMFIILIFITTAWLGAVGFLDDYLKVVKKYPNGLIGRYKIIGQVLIGLILGGTIYFFPEAFSPDFLKFNTSTTVPFEKNLMFDFGIFYIPAVIFILTATSNAVNLTDGIDGLAIGTVGIATLALAVIAYFSGNANFSEYLNITYIRNSGELTVFAAALVGAALGFLWYNSYPAQVFMGDTGSLALGGAIGGLAILIKKEFILPILGGIFFAETLSVIIQVSYFKYTKKKYGEGRRLFKMAPLHHHFEKSGWHESKIVTRFYIIAVLMAIIAMTTFKVR; this is translated from the coding sequence ATGCTATATTATTTCGGTTTATGGCTTCGTGATTTATTCGACCCTCCGGGATTCGGATTATTCCAGTATATTACATTTCGTGCGGCTCTTGCAGCAATCACTGCTTTAATTATCAGTTTTGTTTTTGGTCCTTTAATTATCAAAAGACTTAAAAGAAATCAAATTGGTGAGCAGGCAAAAAGTGAGCTCCAAATGGTAGGCAACCATTCTCTAAAAGCCGGAACTCCAACCATGGGAGGTCTTATTGTGCTTACTGCAGTTCTGTTGCCAACACTTTTTTGGGCAGATATTACCAATATGTTCATAATTTTGATATTCATTACAACTGCTTGGCTCGGTGCTGTAGGATTTCTTGATGATTATCTTAAAGTAGTAAAAAAATATCCTAACGGGCTTATTGGTCGCTACAAAATTATAGGACAAGTACTGATAGGACTCATTCTTGGTGGTACCATTTACTTTTTCCCCGAAGCATTTTCACCGGACTTTCTTAAATTCAATACATCAACAACCGTACCCTTTGAAAAAAATCTTATGTTTGACTTCGGAATATTTTATATTCCGGCTGTGATATTCATACTTACTGCTACCTCAAATGCCGTAAATCTGACAGATGGTATCGATGGTCTGGCTATCGGTACCGTTGGTATAGCAACGCTTGCTCTTGCCGTAATTGCGTATTTTTCCGGTAATGCAAATTTCTCAGAATATCTCAATATTACTTACATTCGCAATTCAGGTGAGCTGACAGTCTTTGCAGCGGCACTTGTTGGTGCAGCACTTGGCTTTCTTTGGTATAATTCCTATCCTGCACAAGTCTTTATGGGAGATACAGGTTCTCTGGCTTTGGGTGGTGCAATCGGTGGGCTGGCAATACTTATTAAAAAAGAATTTATTCTGCCGATTTTGGGTGGTATATTTTTTGCTGAAACTCTGTCAGTCATAATTCAGGTTTCATATTTTAAATACACTAAGAAAAAATACGGAGAAGGTCGTCGCTTATTCAAAATGGCACCACTTCATCACCATTTCGAGAAAAGTGGCTGGCATGAATCTAAAATCGTTACACGTTTCTATATCATTGCCGTGCTTATGGCTATAATTGCAATGACTACTTTCAAAGTAAGATAG
- a CDS encoding T9SS type A sorting domain-containing protein — protein sequence MKRFKQHLSLVILSFLFVTAAYSQVPPTLISPANFNYCVGKNINFQWTEVPNAVSYKLEVSTNPEFSNLIANLSELEETNANVELPNWNSEYYWRATSVFANNNTGVSDPWNFKTKLEPLTLVSPQNGVLCQDTTITFRWNQADAEFYRLEVSDTQDFDSLIFSRNTIVDTFFTLRLAEYSKTYYWRVSHKKATCESDFSAVWHYTTKLAPPALTFPENMSFGGDIFSSEPFSVEFNWRSIGQTAVYDFQISSSQNFADTLAESYGLNDTLKFLELPEDYNATYYWRVRVNHEGCLSYWSDSFSFKTPYQITTLELPANAATCVSMQNTFFNWTAVEGASGYRIQVSDSENFENILIDSTGINNSQISLNLNLPLKQHFWRIKAVDNNNSGFWSSAFSFVTTQRPPVVVSPTDSTLGLQKTVILNWEDFGESALYDLNVFQEVSQGEYLTLVDTLGLDLNSFVVQVPNDNTTYKWQVRVISNGCVGDWTKLQTFRTLIPSPVLLKPANNETRVSVYPIFEWEAVVDALNYDIEISKDSTFTTKFLTDERIESLIWTKSGTQYEEKTRYFWRLRARNSDGVSLWSAPFVFTTDELPADAPVIISPKNRESKVLMNPTLVWHAAPRAISYIVTIGEDEFFDNIFLSQQIADTTLEVIGLERFTNYWWKVQAIGAEEEGNTSLVYTFRTKDIAPEQIVSLISPADNATFENLIISMRWSSVERALSYELQISSTPNFEQNDIVQTHRNVQDTNRIVYDLEYDKAYYWRVAAWNEDGQAGWSVARRFNTKLNTSVINNDDVVNSHFVYPNPAIDKAVINIHSLSAVNADLRVLNIIGREIFKIQNIELNAGENLIDIDLSKFPSGLYIYSIQTPYGNTTGRIIAK from the coding sequence ATGAAAAGATTCAAACAGCATTTAAGCCTTGTAATTTTATCATTTCTTTTTGTAACTGCTGCATATTCACAAGTCCCTCCCACTTTAATCAGCCCTGCAAATTTTAATTATTGCGTCGGAAAGAATATTAATTTCCAGTGGACAGAGGTTCCAAATGCAGTTTCATATAAGCTGGAGGTTTCAACAAATCCTGAATTCAGCAATTTGATTGCAAATCTATCAGAACTCGAAGAAACTAACGCAAATGTAGAGTTGCCGAATTGGAATTCAGAATATTACTGGAGAGCAACTTCTGTATTTGCGAATAACAACACAGGGGTTTCTGACCCATGGAATTTCAAAACTAAACTTGAGCCACTTACTTTGGTTTCGCCTCAGAATGGTGTATTGTGTCAGGATACAACGATAACATTTCGCTGGAATCAAGCTGATGCTGAATTTTACAGACTAGAAGTATCCGATACTCAGGATTTTGACTCTTTAATTTTCAGCAGAAATACAATTGTTGATACATTTTTCACTCTAAGACTTGCTGAATACAGTAAGACATATTATTGGAGAGTGTCTCATAAAAAAGCAACTTGTGAAAGTGATTTTTCTGCTGTTTGGCATTATACGACTAAACTGGCACCACCGGCACTGACTTTCCCTGAAAACATGTCATTCGGTGGAGATATATTCAGCAGCGAGCCGTTTTCTGTTGAGTTTAATTGGAGAAGTATTGGTCAGACAGCTGTTTATGATTTTCAAATATCCTCATCACAGAATTTTGCAGATACTTTGGCTGAATCTTATGGTTTAAATGATACACTCAAGTTTTTAGAATTACCTGAGGACTATAACGCTACTTATTACTGGAGAGTCAGAGTTAATCATGAAGGATGTCTCAGCTACTGGTCTGACTCTTTCTCGTTTAAAACTCCGTACCAGATTACAACACTCGAATTGCCTGCTAATGCAGCAACATGTGTGAGCATGCAAAACACATTTTTTAATTGGACTGCCGTCGAAGGTGCTTCCGGATATAGGATTCAAGTTTCAGATTCAGAGAATTTCGAGAATATTTTAATTGACAGCACTGGAATTAATAACAGTCAAATTTCGCTGAATTTGAATCTTCCATTGAAGCAGCATTTTTGGAGAATCAAAGCTGTGGATAATAACAATTCAGGTTTTTGGTCATCTGCGTTTTCGTTTGTTACGACACAAAGACCTCCGGTTGTTGTAAGTCCTACAGACAGTACTTTAGGCTTGCAAAAAACTGTAATTTTGAATTGGGAAGATTTTGGCGAAAGTGCATTATATGACCTAAATGTATTTCAGGAAGTTTCTCAGGGCGAATACCTTACTTTAGTTGACACACTTGGTTTGGATTTGAATTCATTCGTTGTTCAGGTTCCTAATGATAATACTACTTACAAATGGCAGGTACGTGTTATCAGCAACGGATGTGTTGGCGATTGGACTAAATTACAAACGTTCAGAACATTGATTCCATCTCCGGTGCTTCTGAAGCCTGCAAATAATGAAACGAGGGTATCTGTATATCCGATTTTCGAATGGGAAGCAGTAGTTGACGCATTAAATTATGATATTGAAATTTCGAAGGACAGTACTTTTACAACAAAATTTCTAACTGACGAGCGGATTGAATCCCTTATATGGACTAAATCCGGTACTCAGTATGAAGAAAAAACCAGATATTTTTGGAGATTACGTGCAAGAAATAGCGATGGGGTAAGCCTTTGGTCAGCTCCTTTTGTTTTTACAACTGATGAACTTCCGGCAGATGCGCCGGTTATAATTTCTCCAAAGAATCGTGAATCAAAAGTCTTGATGAATCCAACTTTGGTATGGCACGCGGCTCCAAGAGCTATAAGTTATATTGTTACAATTGGTGAAGATGAATTTTTTGATAACATTTTCCTAAGTCAACAAATTGCTGATACTACCCTTGAAGTTATAGGTCTGGAAAGATTTACAAATTATTGGTGGAAAGTTCAGGCAATAGGAGCTGAAGAAGAAGGCAATACATCACTTGTTTATACATTCAGAACAAAGGACATAGCACCTGAGCAAATAGTCTCACTTATTAGTCCTGCAGATAATGCTACTTTTGAAAATCTTATAATAAGTATGCGTTGGTCTTCAGTCGAAAGAGCTCTTTCTTATGAGTTGCAAATATCTTCTACTCCGAATTTTGAACAAAATGATATTGTTCAGACGCACAGGAATGTCCAGGACACTAACAGAATAGTTTATGACCTTGAATATGATAAAGCATATTACTGGAGAGTGGCTGCATGGAACGAGGACGGACAGGCCGGCTGGTCTGTTGCACGCAGATTTAATACAAAATTGAACACTTCAGTAATCAATAACGATGATGTTGTTAATTCACATTTTGTGTATCCAAATCCCGCAATTGATAAAGCTGTAATCAATATTCACAGTTTAAGTGCCGTGAATGCAGATTTGAGAGTATTGAATATCATTGGAAGAGAGATTTTCAAAATTCAAAATATTGAACTTAATGCAGGCGAAAACTTAATTGATATAGATTTAAGTAAATTCCCTTCAGGGTTGTATATTTATTCAATACAAACTCCTTATGGAAATACAACAGGCAGAATCATAGCTAAATAA